In Apium graveolens cultivar Ventura chromosome 10, ASM990537v1, whole genome shotgun sequence, the following are encoded in one genomic region:
- the LOC141688995 gene encoding uncharacterized protein LOC141688995 isoform X2, protein MRFCLSCKSSSGIYLTPFLHSHSLHINPNHPKKPFIASLSNPNAQLQQLLYEKSKVGFDKLDDALFVFDKMLKMKPLLPALNFSQLLAGLVRMKEYSVGVSMFRDMCVLCVPVNIFTYNTVINCCCHLNRLDYAFSLLGGSIKRGFVPDVVTYSTLIKGLLSQDRPVEAEHLFRKLILFNEVQPNVVTYSIIIDGLCKTSNTLMAVKLFRNMGKKGCIPNTVTYSTLIDALCKDRHVDHALSLLSAMNHKGISPNVVTYTSLIQGLCNFGRWEDAIQLLGEMNARNISPNVHTYSILIDACCKEGKVKDAESVMELMIQRGQYPDVVTYNSLMDGYCLRGEIDEALEVLKTMRGKGILPNSCTYNIFINGCCKKMEVDRAISLLKQMPLEGLVPTIETFNTILQGYFQAGRVVEARNFFQEMLTKGQKLNIVTCRIILHGLCENHLVGEALSFFHTMECVGIHPDIIIYTILIDGLSKDGHLEKARSLFESLPSKGLQPNVKTYTVMIRAFCHEGLLDEANELFAQMKDSICLPNSATYNILIRGNFRNKKYNEASALIDEMRACGFSEDASTMSLVLALLELKDQDPALLALHKKYLT, encoded by the coding sequence ATGAGGTTTTGTTTGAGTTGCAAATCATCATCAGGTATTTATCTTACGCCCTTTCTTCATTCACATTCTCTTCACATTAACCCTAATCATCCCAAAAAACCCTTTATTGCTTCTTTATCAAACCCTAATGCTCAATTACAGCAATTACTTTACGAGAAATCCAAGGTTGGTTTCGATAAGCTCGATGATGCTCTCTTTGTGTTCGATAAAATGCTCAAAATGAAACCTCTGCTTCCTGCTTTGAATTTCAGTCAGCTCTTAGCTGGCCTTGTTCGAATGAAAGAGTACTCTGTAGGTGTCTCTATGTTTAGAGATATGTGCGTTTTATGCGTTCCCGTTAACATATTTACCTATAATACTGTAATCAACTGTTGCTGTCACCTGAATAGACTTGATTACGCCTTCTCGTTGTTGGGCGGATCCATTAAGCGTGGTTTCGTCCCAGATGTTGTGACCTACAGCACTCTTATCAAGGGCCTTCTATCTCAAGACAGGCCTGTTGAGGCTGAACATTTGTTTAGGAAGCTTATTTTATTCAATGAGGTTCAACCCAATGTAGTAACCTATAGCATTATCATCGACGGTCTATGCAAAACTTCAAATACTTTAATGGCTGTCAAGTTGTTTAGAAATATGGGGAAGAAAGGTTGTATTCCCAATACAGTGACTTATTCCACCCTTATTGATGCTTTATGCAAAGACCGACATGTTGATCATGCATTGAGTCTTCTTTCTGCAATGAACCACAAAGGCATTTCACCGAATGTTGTCACCTATACTTCATTAATTCAAGGTCTCTGTAACTTTGGTCGATGGGAAGATGCAATTCAATTGCTAGGAGAGATGAATGCTAGGAATATCTCTCCAAATGTGCATACTTATAGTATATTGATAGATGCATGTTGCAAAGAAGGAAAGGTCAAAGATGCGGAATCTGTGATGGAATTGATGATTCAAAGAGGCCAATATCCTGATGTAGTCACATACAATTCACTGATGGATGGATATTGCTTGCGTGGAGAAATTGATGAAGCCTTAGAGGTGCTCAAAACCATGAGGGGAAAGGGTATATTGCCCAATTCTTGTACCtacaatatttttataaatgGTTGTTGTAAAAAGATGGAAGTGGACAGAGCAATTAGTCTCCTTAAACAAATGCCCCTTGAAGGTTTGGTACCAACAATTGAAACTTTCAATACTATTTTGCAAGGATATTTTCAGGCAGGTAGAGTTGTTGAAGCACGGAACTTTTTCCAGGAGATGTTAACCAAAGGTCAGAAACTGAATATTGTGACATGTAGGATCATATTGCATGGTCTTTGTGAGAACCATCTCGTTGGTGAAGCACTCTCGTTTTTTCACACAATGGAATGCGTTGGTATACATCCAGATATAATTATTTACACTATTCTGATTGACGGATTGAGCAAAGATGGACATCTAGAGAAGGCAAGAAGTCTTTTTGAAAGCCTACCTTCAAAAGGTTTACAACCCAATGTCAAGACATATACAGTCATGATCAGAGCATTTTGTCATGAAGGGTTACTCGATGAAGCGAATGAACTATTTGCGCAAATGAAAGATAGTATTTGCTTGCCTAATAGTGCTACCTACAATATACTTATCCGCGGCAATTTTCGAAACAAGAAGTACAAT
- the LOC141688995 gene encoding uncharacterized protein LOC141688995 isoform X1 — protein MLKMKPLLPALNFSQLLAGLVRMKEYSVGVSMFRDMCVLCVPVNIFTYNTVINCCCHLNRLDYAFSLLGGSIKRGFVPDVVTYSTLIKGLLSQDRPVEAEHLFRKLILFNEVQPNVVTYSIIIDGLCKTSNTLMAVKLFRNMGKKGCIPNTVTYSTLIDALCKDRHVDHALSLLSAMNHKGISPNVVTYTSLIQGLCNFGRWEDAIQLLGEMNARNISPNVHTYSILIDACCKEGKVKDAESVMELMIQRGQYPDVVTYNSLMDGYCLRGEIDEALEVLKTMRGKGILPNSCTYNIFINGCCKKMEVDRAISLLKQMPLEGLVPTIETFNTILQGYFQAGRVVEARNFFQEMLTKGQKLNIVTCRIILHGLCENHLVGEALSFFHTMECVGIHPDIIIYTILIDGLSKDGHLEKARSLFESLPSKGLQPNVKTYTVMIRAFCHEGLLDEANELFAQMKDSICLPNSATYNILIRGNFRNKKYNEASALIDEMRACGFSEDASTMSLVLALLELKDQDPALLALHKKYLT, from the coding sequence ATGCTCAAAATGAAACCTCTGCTTCCTGCTTTGAATTTCAGTCAGCTCTTAGCTGGCCTTGTTCGAATGAAAGAGTACTCTGTAGGTGTCTCTATGTTTAGAGATATGTGCGTTTTATGCGTTCCCGTTAACATATTTACCTATAATACTGTAATCAACTGTTGCTGTCACCTGAATAGACTTGATTACGCCTTCTCGTTGTTGGGCGGATCCATTAAGCGTGGTTTCGTCCCAGATGTTGTGACCTACAGCACTCTTATCAAGGGCCTTCTATCTCAAGACAGGCCTGTTGAGGCTGAACATTTGTTTAGGAAGCTTATTTTATTCAATGAGGTTCAACCCAATGTAGTAACCTATAGCATTATCATCGACGGTCTATGCAAAACTTCAAATACTTTAATGGCTGTCAAGTTGTTTAGAAATATGGGGAAGAAAGGTTGTATTCCCAATACAGTGACTTATTCCACCCTTATTGATGCTTTATGCAAAGACCGACATGTTGATCATGCATTGAGTCTTCTTTCTGCAATGAACCACAAAGGCATTTCACCGAATGTTGTCACCTATACTTCATTAATTCAAGGTCTCTGTAACTTTGGTCGATGGGAAGATGCAATTCAATTGCTAGGAGAGATGAATGCTAGGAATATCTCTCCAAATGTGCATACTTATAGTATATTGATAGATGCATGTTGCAAAGAAGGAAAGGTCAAAGATGCGGAATCTGTGATGGAATTGATGATTCAAAGAGGCCAATATCCTGATGTAGTCACATACAATTCACTGATGGATGGATATTGCTTGCGTGGAGAAATTGATGAAGCCTTAGAGGTGCTCAAAACCATGAGGGGAAAGGGTATATTGCCCAATTCTTGTACCtacaatatttttataaatgGTTGTTGTAAAAAGATGGAAGTGGACAGAGCAATTAGTCTCCTTAAACAAATGCCCCTTGAAGGTTTGGTACCAACAATTGAAACTTTCAATACTATTTTGCAAGGATATTTTCAGGCAGGTAGAGTTGTTGAAGCACGGAACTTTTTCCAGGAGATGTTAACCAAAGGTCAGAAACTGAATATTGTGACATGTAGGATCATATTGCATGGTCTTTGTGAGAACCATCTCGTTGGTGAAGCACTCTCGTTTTTTCACACAATGGAATGCGTTGGTATACATCCAGATATAATTATTTACACTATTCTGATTGACGGATTGAGCAAAGATGGACATCTAGAGAAGGCAAGAAGTCTTTTTGAAAGCCTACCTTCAAAAGGTTTACAACCCAATGTCAAGACATATACAGTCATGATCAGAGCATTTTGTCATGAAGGGTTACTCGATGAAGCGAATGAACTATTTGCGCAAATGAAAGATAGTATTTGCTTGCCTAATAGTGCTACCTACAATATACTTATCCGCGGCAATTTTCGAAACAAGAAGTACAAT